The segment CCGCCAGCTCTTCCACTGGCGGATTATGTGCCGGGGCTCACGCCCCGCGGCGGGTTAGGGGCTGGTCGCGGCGCCCGGCAGCGCCAAGGGCACCCACCCGTCGAGCACTGGAGCCGCAATTCAGGCGTCCCCGCCCGCAAGGCTGGGAGAGAAGCGGGCGCTGGGGCTGGCCAGGACGGCATCGGCCGTGACGGTGACTGAGGCGACCGGCCAGCGGGCGGCGGCCGCGACCCCGCCCACCATCAGCGCCGTCGAGTACGCCTCCGCCTCCATGCCTGTGGCCGCCAACACCGTCGCCTGCAGGATCCCCGAGTCGGCAGAGCGCCCCGTTGTCGGGTCGAGGATGTGCCCCGCCTGCTCGTCCACGCCCGATGTCGCCAAAGCACCGCCCGCCAACTCCAACACGCCCAGAGCGTCGTTCGGGCCCCCGCCCGGCGAGCGCAGCCCGATCCGCCACGGCCCCCCGCCCGCCCGCTCGCCCATCGCCGCGAAGGAGGACACGCCAACGCCGACCAGCGCCGAATCCGCCCCGCGGCGGCGGCACAATGCCAGGCAGGCTTCCGCCGCGTAGCCCTTGCCGATCCCGCCTAAGTCGATCCCCGTAACGCCTCCCACGCCGACGATGCCGTCCCGTCCCTTTCCGGCCCGACCCTCCCGACCCCGGTTCAGCACCTCGACAGCCAGGCGCGCCTCCGCGGCTTGCCCGGGAACATGGCCCGCCCGCGCCTGGCCGTTCTCGCCTCCCGCGTGTCTGACCTCCAGGCCGCGGCCCGGCAGAGCCGGGTCGAACAGGCCCTCGGTGGCCTCGCGGAGACGCGCCGCCTCCGCCAGAACCAACGCCGTGTGCGCCCCGACGGCGAGCCATTCGCCGGGCCGGCGGCTCAGCCGCGACACGTCGGAGTCCGGCCGGAACCGCGACAACTGCGCCTCGATCTCCTCAATCAACGTCCGCGCCTCCCCCGCCAACGAGTCTGCGGCCGCGCCACCGAACTTGAGGGTGACCAGCGTGCCCATGGCGGGGAACTCGGCCAGCCCCCACGCGGGGCGAACTCCAGCGGCCGTCACACCGCGCCCCCGACAACGGGGACGGTACCGTTTTGCGTCCCGCGTCCCATCTCGCCTGACCAGGCCGTTGCCCGCTGAAAATGGGTACCGTCCCCGTTTCTGGGGATGCCGGCGTTGGGCGCCGCGCCCATTTAGGGGGCCGCCTCCTGGGCTTGGATAAGGGCGTTGGTGGACGCCTCCAAGAATTGGCCGTAGGCGATCGTGGCGCCGGAGACCGCGTCGACCTCCGCCGGTTCGCCGACCTCGATTAGCTCGCGGGCGTAGACGTCGAAGGCCGCGACCGCCTTCTGGGCCGCGCGGTACGCGGACCGGTTCGCGATCTGGCCCGACGAGTCCTTCCCGTAATCCTCCGCCTTGACCGAACCGTTGGCCTGGACGGTGACGTACTCGCTGGCCACGATCTTGCCGTCCGCGACCGTCACCGTCGAGCGCCCGTAGGCGCCCTCCTCGTCCGGTTCGCTCTCCCCCACCCAGACGCCGTCCGCCAGCGGCAGGGACGGGTCGAACGGCGGGGCGGACGGCCCGCAGCCGGCCAGGCCACCGGCCGCCGAGGCGGCCAGCCCGACCAGGCCAGCCAACCCGACCAACCCGCTAGGCCTGGCCCGGGCGGGCAAGCCCGCTGCGCCCGAGCCTGCGGGGCCCGCCCACGCGGCCGAAGAGGTCGCGTCCGGGCACGCCGCCCAGCCAGCATCACCCGCCGCCGCAGCCGAACAGGTCGCATGCGCCTGCGGGGTCAGGCCCACAGCGCCCGCCCGCATCGCGTCAAGCCCGCCAGCGTCCGCGCGGTGCCGGCCCTCATTTGCCGTGGTCATGGAACACCTCCCGGACCACCCGGCCGTGGTCGAGGGCGATCTCGCGTTGGCCCTCGGCCGCCACGAACGGGTCGTGCGTCACCACCACCAGGGTGGCGCCTTCGGCGTGCAGCGAACGGAAGATGTCCAGCACCGTCGCCTCGTTGGCGGCGTCCAGGTTGCCGGTCGGCTCGTCCGCCAGGATCAACGCCGGGTAGTTGATGAGGGCGCGGGCAATGCAGACCCGTTGCTGTTCGCCGCCGGACAACTGCGACGGCAGGTGCGAGGCCCGCTCCCTCAACCCGACGCGCTCGAGGGCCGCCAGCGCCTCCGCCTCGTCCGGCATGGAATGGTAGTATTGCGCCACCATCACGTTCTCCACCGCGGTCAAATGCCCAATCAGATGGAATTTCTGGAAGATCAGCCCCACGGTGTTGCGCCTGATCTGGGCCAGTTCCCGCGCGCCCAGCCCGCTCAATTGCACCCCGTCCAACGCCACCGACCCGGTGCTCGCCCGGTCCATCGCGCCCACAATGTTCATCAGGGTGGTCTTCCCCGACCCGGACGGTCCCACGATCGACAGCCACTGGCCTTTCGGCACGGTCAGCGAGACCTCGTCCAGCGCCCGCAGTTCCCCGTAGACCTTGGACACCGATTCCAGTTCCAACAGCTCGTTCATCAGTTCTCCGCGTCCTCTTCCATATGCGGTCATTCTCCTCGCAGCACTATGGCCGGGTCGACCTCGGCCGCGCGGCGCACCGGCACCAGCGCGGCCGCCCAGGCGACCAATGTGGACAAGCCCACCGCCGCCAACGCCAGCCACCACGTCATGGCCACCCCCCGGTGGAACACGTTCAGGCTGATGACCTGCGCCAACAGGTATCCCAGCCCCGTTCCGACAAGGCCTCCGACCGCGCCCAGCGCCAGCCCCTCGCTCAAGAACTCCCGCTCCACCTCGCGGTTGGACGCGCCCAGCGCCTTGCGCAGCGCGATTTCGCCCTGGCGTTCAGCCACCACCGCCATCATGGTGGTGGACACCCCGATCATGGTCAGCGCCAGCACGATCACCGTTATCAACGCCAGCAGCGACCGCAGCATGGACAGCACATACGTGTCCGATTCCGTCAGCCGCTTCACCGGCGCCGCCGCCACGCCCGCCACTTCCGCGCCGATCGCCTTCGCCAGCGTCTCGATCCGCCCGGCGTCCGCCGCGACCGAGTACTCCACCACGTCGTACTGGCCCCCCACCCCCGTGAACTCCTCCAGGTCCCGCAACCCCATCAGGATCAACTCGTCCTCCGAGCCGCCCGTCGACAGCACCCCCGCCACCGTGAACGTCGCCACGGCCTCCTCCTCCAGCACAGCCTCGGCTTCCCCGTCCGGGTCCTCCCCGGTGCCCGATGCCGTGCCCCTGCTCCCAGCCCCGTCTTCCGCTCCCGCGCCGTCGCCGTCCGGCCCGCCCGCCGCGCCGGGTCCGTCCCCGCCGCCCGATGCCGTGCCGCCGTTCCCAGCCCCGTCTTCCGCTCCCGCGCCGGCATTGTCGCCCGGGGTCGCCTCGACCGCCGCCACCAACTCGACCTGGTCGCCCGCCGCCAGCCCGATCCACTCGGCGATGTCCTGCCCGATCAGCACCTCGCCCGGCCCGGCGGGCCAGTCGCCCTCGACGTACCAGTACGGGCTGACCTGGCGGACCGCCTCCAGGTCGGTGCCCGCGGTCAGGTAGGGCTGCTCGTTCAACCGCAGCGTCTCATAGCGGTACGGCGCGGACCCGATCACCTCCGCCGACTCGAGCACGCCGGCGATGGGCTCCAGGGCCGCAGCCGGGACCTTCCCGGCGCCGTCCTCCGGCATGACCAGCAAGTTCGCCCCATACGCCCGCATCTCGCGGGTCATTTGGCGCGGGATGTCCGTGGCGATGGACGCGAGCGCGAACAGCGTGGTCGCGCCGATCCCGACCGCCAGCACCGCGATCAGCACCCGGGAGCGCCGGCGCGTGACCGACCGCAGGACCATCCGCCAGAACATGGCCCGGCGGGCGCGCGCCTGGTCCCGAGGCACCGGCGCGCTGTGCCCCCGAGCCGCCGCGCTGTCGCCTCGCGCGCCCGCTGTCGCGTCGCCGCTCTTCGCCGCCAGGCGGCTCTCGCCCGCCCGGTCCTCGCCGCGCACCGCCGCGCCCGCCCTCTTCCGCGCCATGCCCGTCACCGCCCGTGCAACACGTCCGCCGGGCGCAAGCGCAACAGGAAGCGGATCGACGGCAGCGACCCGCCCAGTACCACAAGGAACACCAGGCCCGCGACCAGCAGGGCCACGACCGGCCGGGCGGCTATGGCGGAGCCGAAGACGGCGTGCCCAATGAGCTGCGCGAAGCCGAGCCCGGCGGCGTAGCCCACCAGGCCGCCGGCCAACCCCACCAAGGCCATCTCCGCCAGAATCAGCCGGACCACCGACCCGTCAGCCGCCCCCACGGCCTTCAGCAACCCGATCTGCGGGGCCCGCTCGATCACGTTGGCCGTCACCAGGTTGGCTATCGCCAACGCGGAGGCGATCAAAGACAGCGCCGTGACCAGGAGCATCAGCAGCCGGGTCTTGGCCAGGATGGACCCGGAGGACTCGGTCACCTGGCGGACCGGCTTGGCGACCGCCTCCGGGATGACCTCCTCGATTTGATAGGCGATCGAGGACGCGTAGGCCGTGCAGTACCAGGTTTCCCATTCGGAGATGGTCAGCGACTGGGGGTTGCGGGCGGCCTTGCGCGCCAGGTCGTTGTCCGGCGTGGTCAGGGCGCTGACCTCGACCGAGTCGACCTCGCCCGCGCGCCCGGCCAGGCGCTGCGCGGTCGCCAGCGGAACGATCACCTGGGACGACTCGTCGCCGGACGTGTTCACAATCCCGGCCACTTTGACCGTCGCCGTCCCCTCCGGGCCGGACAAGGTCAACGTGTCGGCCAACGCCAGGCCGCGCGCCTCCGCCAGGCCGGCGCCCACCAGCGCCAAGTCCTCGTCGCCGTCCGCGATCCAGCCGCCCTCCACGTCCCACCAGGACCGCAGGTTCAAGATCCCCGCCACGGCGTGTTCGCCGGTGGGCAGATCGAGCGGGCGGGCGAACCAGGTTCCCACAACCGTGACGGGGTCCCCGGCGGGCGACCCGGCGGCATCGGGCGCGCCGCCCAAGGCCAAACCGGCGGAGGTGGATAGGAACGGGGCGAAGTCGAGGATGTTGAACGCCCAGAAGATGGTCTTGATTTTGGGCAGGTCGGCCTCATTCAGCGCGGCCCGTGCGGCGGGGGCGCCCTCCACCTGGTAAAGCTCGTCGAGGACGGCGGCGCCCTTGGCCTGCACCGTGATGTTCGCGCCGTAGGTCTTGAGCTCCTGGTTGACCTTGTCGCCCACGTCGAACATGACGCCCAGCATGGCCGTGGCGACCGAGGCGCCCAGGGCCGTGGTCGCAGCGATCATCACCCGCTTGGAGCGGTCGCGCGTCAACGCTCCGCGCACCATCCGCCAGAACACTTGGCCCCGCCCCTACGCGAACACGTCCGCGGCGGCTTCGAGATCCGCCAGCGCGACCGTCAACTGGCCGCCGTCCAACTCGTAGTCCAGCGGGATGGGATTGCAGCCGCCCTTGAAGCCGATTGTCGCGATGTTCATGATCACGTCGCACAGGCGGCAGATGATCTTGCCGTCCTTCTCGTAGTAGCCGGTGGGCCCGCAGACCTCGCAGGCGTCCAGGCCAACGCCGTAGGCGACCCCGTTCTTCTTGACCACGATGAAGCGGACCTCGACGCCTGTGGACGTGGTGTATGCGAACCGGTGCAGGTGGCCGTCGTCAATGGCGTCCAAGTCGATGACGGCGAGCGCGCCCGCCACGTCGAACTGCTCCGGCGGCGAGAGTTGCGGCTCGCGCTGGTCGATCGCCACCCCGAAGGTCACCACCCAGCCGATGGCCAGGTAGCTGGCCGCGCTGGCCAGGCCGTAATGGATGCGGCGCCGGGCGCGGGCTTTGGCGAGCCGGTCCACGGCCGGGTTCGGGCCGCCGGTGGGCGGGCGGCGGTTGGCCCGCAGCATCGCCAGGGGCGGTATCAGAGCCGCGACCGCCAGGCCGGCCAGGATGACCGAGCCGTGGTTGATCCCCCAGGACAAGGCTTTGAAGACCGGCCGGGGGAGCTCAATCCAGCGCCGGGCGACCAGCAGTTGCATCAGGCCGATCAGGTTCCCCGCCCCGCCCACGGCGACCGCAGCCGTCAGCCCCACACGCCCAACAGCCCGCGACACCCCGTCGCTCGCCCGCGCCACGAACACCCCGACCAAGACGGCCAGGGTGGCGCCCAGCACGAACCCGAGTATCCGCATCAGCGAATCCGTGGAGGCGGCGGAGGTGCCCGGCACCACGAAACTCGACCACTGCAACAACACCGGCGGGACGGCCCGGAACAGCGTCAGCGCGGCCACGGCGCCGGCCGCGCCGGCCCAGGCCCAGGCGACCCAATCCGTCCAGGCCCCGCCCAAGTCGGGCGCCAACGGGGTCGGGGTCGCGTTCGCGCCTTGTGGCGCGCGCCCCTCGCCAGACGGCCCGTCCGCTCGCTCTCGCGGCGCCCGGCGGCGGGGCAGCCAGCTCGCAACGGCCAAGGCCGCCATGGCGGCAAGGAGCAGGCTCAGGGTCGCGATCGAGATCACTTCCCGCCCGGCCATGCCCGTGACCTCGCGGATTACCGCCAAGGCCGCACCGCCCGCCGTGCCCGCCGCCACGCCGCCCGCGACCAGGCGCCACGCCTTTCGGCCCAGCCCCAGGCAGCGACCGCCCACAGCGATCACCGCGATCAGCAATATGGCCGGCGCCAGTCCCCCGGTCACGGCGACAACTTGCCCAAGCATTCGGTTCGCGCAGCTCCTTGTCCAACGACTCCGCCCGGCCCGGCGCCAACCGCGCCAGCCAGACAAATTGGGGCCGGGGCCCCACCAGCCCCGGCCCACAGTTTAGGGCAACCTAACAGTCACCATTCCCGCGGCACGTAGTCCCAATCCCATTGAGCCACGATCGGCTCGGTCCAGAAGCGGCCCGTCACGCCCGTCTCCTTGTCGACGTGCAGCAGGTGGCCGTTTTCCTCCGGAGAGTGGATGGTGAAGGTGACTTTGTAGGTGCCCGCCTCCTTCAGCGCCACATTGGCGCCGTAGTGCGGCCCGTCCGAGGCGTTCATCTGCATGAACGTGCCCTCCGACTTGACCGTGCCGTCTTCCGCCACGATCGAGTACTCGACGGTCAGGTTCGGCACGAAATCGCCCACGCCGTAGCCCAAGTCGTTGGCCCCGGCGGAGATGTCCGCCTCGATGTGGAAGTCCGATTCGGCGGCCGCCAGGCCCATGCCCACCGGCTCCATGTCCACCGGCTGGAAGTACACGCCCGAGACCTCCAGCGGCGGCAGGGACTGCGGGTCCCCGATCGGCTCCTCCACGAACCCGCTGGCGCCCTCGTCGCCGGGCGCCGGGGCTGCCTTGTCCGTCTCGGTGTTGGCGGCCGGCGAGGACGGCGTGCCCGTCTCCTCGTCCTTCTTGTCGTCTGTTCCGCAGGCGCTCAGACCCAAAACGGCAATTAGACTAAGGCCGCCCAGGACGGCGGCGGTTCGGCTTTTCATCAGTTTGCTCTCCATTTGATTTCGTTAGTCGGTTGCTTTTCCAGTTGATTTGACTGCTGCCAAGGCGGGTTCGCCCGCCAAGTCCGGGGTTCCGTCTGCCGGTTCCTCCGCCGATGCCGTGGCGCCAGTTTGCGCTCGACCCGGCCGGTCGGCATCGTCGGCTTTGGGAGCCTTGTCCACCTCCGCTGGCGCCGCCGCCTCGCCGGCCCGGGCCGCCGCGCGGCGCGCCCGCCGGACCGCGAACACGCCCAGCGCCACCATCACCACCAGCACGAACGCCTGGGCGGCCAGCGGCTCAACGGAGGGGTACACGCCCAGGATGTCAACGGTGGGGACGCTGCTCAGCGGGGTGATGTTGGCGGCGCCCGCCTCCTGGAGCTCTTTGACCCCGGCGCCCGCGAAGCTCAAGGCCAGCAGGGCCAACAGGCCGGAGGTGGCCAGGAAGAACGGCCGCAGGGGCAGCTTGATCGACAGGTAGCGGATCGCCAGGTAGACGCCGACAAGCACCACCAGGCCAATCGCCAGGCCGTACCAGATCATGCTCGCCTGGTCGCCCGCCTGGTTGGCCAGCGGCTGGAACATCAAGATGATCTCCGCGCCCTCGCGGAAGACCGCCAGGAACGCCACGAACGCCAACGAGAACACCGAGCCGCGGCCCAGCGAGGAGTCCATCTTCTCTTTGATGTAGCTGGACCAGGCGGAGGACTCGGACTTCGACAAGACCCAGTTGGAGACCCACACGAGCATCGCGACCGCCAACAGGGCCGTCACGCCTTCCGTCAGCTCCTGGTTGGCGCCGGAGAGGACCTCGAGCCCATTGATGGCGACGGCCAGCAGGCCGGAGGCGACCACGGCCACTCCCGCGCCAATGTAGACCGTGCCGAGCTTGTCGCGGTTGCCGGACTTGACCAGGTAGGCGATGATCGCGCCCAGGACCAGGATGGCCTCGAAGCCCTCCCTCAGGATGATGATGAAGGACTGGAACAGCAGGACCCAGGCGCTGGTGCCTTTGGCTTCCCCGCCGTCCTGACCGCCGCCGGTGCCGTCCAGGGCCGCCGCTTGTTCGATCAGCATTCCCTTGAGGGCGTCGATGTGGCTCCGCACGTCCCCGTCCGGGCCGCCGGCTTTGATCGCCTTCTTGATCAGCCCGAATTCGTATTCGGCGTCGGTCGCGGCCTGGCCGGACACAAAACTCATGACGATCTTTTCGAAACCGTCGGTCTCATAGTGGCCGTAGTAGGCCTCGTCCACTTTGGCGTAGGCGGCGTCCAGGTCCCCGTCCTGGTAAAGCGTCCAAGCGTCCTCCAGGATGACATTCATCTGCTCGGCGATGTCCGTCCAGCTGTCGCCCTTCGCCGCATGGGCGGGCGAGCCGATCCCCAACAGGCAGATCAGGCCGCCTATGACGGCCAGCCACAGTTTCCGGGCCACTCGCGCCTCCTGGGTTGATTGGGGAGAACCCGACCTGCGGTCAGGCGAAGGTAAGCCTAACCTAAGGAATGCGGGGCTTCAATCAAATTCGGCGTTTCGCCGGAAAATCGCAATACTTTTGTTATCTTTTGCCCGCCTGCCGCCCAGGCGCCGAATCGCGCCGAAGCCGCCCAATCCCCGCTTGGATGCGGTCGGGCCACGCCACCCCGGCGCCGGTCAGGCGATCAGGGCGTGGGCCAGCACGCGGTCGCCGTCGTAGAAGACCGCGGATTGGCCCGCGGCCAGCCCGCGCAGCGGCTCGCGCAGGCTGACATCCAGGCCGGCTCTCTCGCTGACATCCAGGCTTGCATCCAGGCCAACCACGGGGGCAGAGTCGGGGCTGGCGCCCACGGCGCCAAAGCCGCCTCCCGAGCCCGCCGCAGCGACGGGCGGGCCGGGGTCGGGGAGGCGGGGCACGGCATCGGCCGCCGGGCCGACTGTCGCCCCCACCGGCCGGCCGTGCGCGCGAACTTGCACGTCGCAGGACAGCTCGCCGCGCGCGGCCAACCGCTCCGCGTCCGGATCAAGCCAAACGGGCGAACCGACCCGGAAGCGCTCCACCGTCAGCGCCTCGGCCGGGCCCACCCGGACCACGCCGGCGGCCGTGTCGATCGCGGTCACGTAGCGGGGGCGGCCATCGGGGGCCGGCCGTCCCAAACGCAGCCCCCGGCGCTGGCCAATGGTGAACCCGAAGGCTCCGGAATGCGTCCCGACCTGTGCGCCGGACTGGTCCAGGACCGGACCGGGCCGTTCCCCCAGGCGGGCGCGCAGGTAGCCCATGGTGTCGCCGTCCGCCACAAAGCAGATGTCGTAGGAGTCCGGCTTCGCGGAAACGGGCAGCCCCCGCCGGGCGGCCTCCGCTCTGACCTCTGCTTTTGAGGCCACCTCCCCAAGCGGGAATACGCACCGCCTGAGCGCCTCCGGACCGGCCACCGCCAGCACGTAGGACTGGTCCTTCGCCCGGTCGACCGCCCGCCTCAGCGCCACGCCGCAGCCGATCGGTTCGACCCGGGCGTAGTGGCCGGTCACCACGGCCTCGAAGCCCAGGGCCAACGCCCGCTCCGCCAGCACCTGGAACTTGATGAACTGGTTGCAGCGCACGCACGGGTTGGGGGTTCGGCCGGCGGCGTACGTGTCCAGGAAATCCCGCACCACCAGGTCCTCGAACTCTTCCGACAGGTCCCACACGTAAAAGTCCAGCCCCAGTTTCGCGGCGGAACGGCGGGCGTCTGAGGCGTCTTCGATCGAGCAGCAGCCGCGCCCCCCCAAGCGGGTCTGCGCGGGGTTGCGCATCAGGGCCATGTGGACAGCGGTGACCTGGTGGCCCGCTTCGGCCGCCCGCGCGGCGGCCACGGCGCTGTCAACGCCTCCGGACAGGGCGGCGAGCACCCTCACGCCGGAGCCGCCTCGGCCTGAGCGCCGGGCCGCACACGGGCGGCCGCCTGCGCCCTCGCGATCGCCTCAGGCAGAGCGTCCACCAGCGCGGAAACGTCGCCGGGGCGGGAAGTGTGGCCCAGGGACACGCGCAACGCCGACCGCGCCGCGGCCTCCCCAAGGCCCATGGCCAACAGCACATGCGACGGCTGCGCCACCCCGGCGGTGCACGCCGACCCCGTTGAGCACGCCAGTCCAGCCTGGTCAAGCAGATAGACCAGCGCCTCGCCGCGCGCGCCCGCCACCGTGAAGTTGCGCAGCCCCGGCAAATGGCCGGCGGCCGGGGTCAGGGCCGTGAGCGCCGGATGGGACTCCGCGAACGCGTCCAAAGGGGCCAGCATTGCCTCCAGAGCGTCCGGGTCCTCAAGGTTGGCCTCCGCCAGTGCCGCCGCGAACCCGGCGGCGCCGCGCGCGTCAACGGTCCCGGACCGAACGCCCCGCTCTTGGCCCCCGCCGCCGATCAGCGCCCGGATGGGCGTGCGCCGGCCCGCCAACAGCGCTCCGACCCCCACGGGGCCGCCCAGCTTGTGCGCCGAGACGCTGGCGGCGGCCAGGCCGGACGCGCCGAAG is part of the Bifidobacteriaceae bacterium genome and harbors:
- a CDS encoding ABC transporter ATP-binding protein, whose protein sequence is MNELLELESVSKVYGELRALDEVSLTVPKGQWLSIVGPSGSGKTTLMNIVGAMDRASTGSVALDGVQLSGLGARELAQIRRNTVGLIFQKFHLIGHLTAVENVMVAQYYHSMPDEAEALAALERVGLRERASHLPSQLSGGEQQRVCIARALINYPALILADEPTGNLDAANEATVLDIFRSLHAEGATLVVVTHDPFVAAEGQREIALDHGRVVREVFHDHGK
- a CDS encoding DUF2318 domain-containing protein, coding for MLGQVVAVTGGLAPAILLIAVIAVGGRCLGLGRKAWRLVAGGVAAGTAGGAALAVIREVTGMAGREVISIATLSLLLAAMAALAVASWLPRRRAPRERADGPSGEGRAPQGANATPTPLAPDLGGAWTDWVAWAWAGAAGAVAALTLFRAVPPVLLQWSSFVVPGTSAASTDSLMRILGFVLGATLAVLVGVFVARASDGVSRAVGRVGLTAAVAVGGAGNLIGLMQLLVARRWIELPRPVFKALSWGINHGSVILAGLAVAALIPPLAMLRANRRPPTGGPNPAVDRLAKARARRRIHYGLASAASYLAIGWVVTFGVAIDQREPQLSPPEQFDVAGALAVIDLDAIDDGHLHRFAYTTSTGVEVRFIVVKKNGVAYGVGLDACEVCGPTGYYEKDGKIICRLCDVIMNIATIGFKGGCNPIPLDYELDGGQLTVALADLEAAADVFA
- a CDS encoding FMN-binding protein, with product MTTANEGRHRADAGGLDAMRAGAVGLTPQAHATCSAAAAGDAGWAACPDATSSAAWAGPAGSGAAGLPARARPSGLVGLAGLVGLAASAAGGLAGCGPSAPPFDPSLPLADGVWVGESEPDEEGAYGRSTVTVADGKIVASEYVTVQANGSVKAEDYGKDSSGQIANRSAYRAAQKAVAAFDVYARELIEVGEPAEVDAVSGATIAYGQFLEASTNALIQAQEAAP
- a CDS encoding iron transporter; translation: MKSRTAAVLGGLSLIAVLGLSACGTDDKKDEETGTPSSPAANTETDKAAPAPGDEGASGFVEEPIGDPQSLPPLEVSGVYFQPVDMEPVGMGLAAAESDFHIEADISAGANDLGYGVGDFVPNLTVEYSIVAEDGTVKSEGTFMQMNASDGPHYGANVALKEAGTYKVTFTIHSPEENGHLLHVDKETGVTGRFWTEPIVAQWDWDYVPREW
- a CDS encoding FAD:protein FMN transferase, coding for MTAAGVRPAWGLAEFPAMGTLVTLKFGGAAADSLAGEARTLIEEIEAQLSRFRPDSDVSRLSRRPGEWLAVGAHTALVLAEAARLREATEGLFDPALPGRGLEVRHAGGENGQARAGHVPGQAAEARLAVEVLNRGREGRAGKGRDGIVGVGGVTGIDLGGIGKGYAAEACLALCRRRGADSALVGVGVSSFAAMGERAGGGPWRIGLRSPGGGPNDALGVLELAGGALATSGVDEQAGHILDPTTGRSADSGILQATVLAATGMEAEAYSTALMVGGVAAAARWPVASVTVTADAVLASPSARFSPSLAGGDA
- a CDS encoding aminotransferase class V-fold PLP-dependent enzyme; the protein is MKPDVYLDHAAGAPLRPAAMAAYLEAAVPGNPHALHRSARRARQVLDEAREAVARELGAQSAEVVFTSGGTEADALAVRGVFAARQEPSSRPYLLVGATEHHAVLENARLAGPAQVLAIPVGPDGRADVDFVASHLRRLGGQTALISLMAANNETGVVQPVAEVAELAAAHGVPVHSDWVQAAGKARLDFGASGLAAASVSAHKLGGPVGVGALLAGRRTPIRALIGGGGQERGVRSGTVDARGAAGFAAALAEANLEDPDALEAMLAPLDAFAESHPALTALTPAAGHLPGLRNFTVAGARGEALVYLLDQAGLACSTGSACTAGVAQPSHVLLAMGLGEAAARSALRVSLGHTSRPGDVSALVDALPEAIARAQAAARVRPGAQAEAAPA
- the mnmA gene encoding tRNA 2-thiouridine(34) synthase MnmA: MRVLAALSGGVDSAVAAARAAEAGHQVTAVHMALMRNPAQTRLGGRGCCSIEDASDARRSAAKLGLDFYVWDLSEEFEDLVVRDFLDTYAAGRTPNPCVRCNQFIKFQVLAERALALGFEAVVTGHYARVEPIGCGVALRRAVDRAKDQSYVLAVAGPEALRRCVFPLGEVASKAEVRAEAARRGLPVSAKPDSYDICFVADGDTMGYLRARLGERPGPVLDQSGAQVGTHSGAFGFTIGQRRGLRLGRPAPDGRPRYVTAIDTAAGVVRVGPAEALTVERFRVGSPVWLDPDAERLAARGELSCDVQVRAHGRPVGATVGPAADAVPRLPDPGPPVAAAGSGGGFGAVGASPDSAPVVGLDASLDVSERAGLDVSLREPLRGLAAGQSAVFYDGDRVLAHALIA
- a CDS encoding FtsX-like permease family protein, translated to MARKRAGAAVRGEDRAGESRLAAKSGDATAGARGDSAAARGHSAPVPRDQARARRAMFWRMVLRSVTRRRSRVLIAVLAVGIGATTLFALASIATDIPRQMTREMRAYGANLLVMPEDGAGKVPAAALEPIAGVLESAEVIGSAPYRYETLRLNEQPYLTAGTDLEAVRQVSPYWYVEGDWPAGPGEVLIGQDIAEWIGLAAGDQVELVAAVEATPGDNAGAGAEDGAGNGGTASGGGDGPGAAGGPDGDGAGAEDGAGSRGTASGTGEDPDGEAEAVLEEEAVATFTVAGVLSTGGSEDELILMGLRDLEEFTGVGGQYDVVEYSVAADAGRIETLAKAIGAEVAGVAAAPVKRLTESDTYVLSMLRSLLALITVIVLALTMIGVSTTMMAVVAERQGEIALRKALGASNREVEREFLSEGLALGAVGGLVGTGLGYLLAQVISLNVFHRGVAMTWWLALAAVGLSTLVAWAAALVPVRRAAEVDPAIVLRGE
- a CDS encoding ABC transporter permease, yielding MVRGALTRDRSKRVMIAATTALGASVATAMLGVMFDVGDKVNQELKTYGANITVQAKGAAVLDELYQVEGAPAARAALNEADLPKIKTIFWAFNILDFAPFLSTSAGLALGGAPDAAGSPAGDPVTVVGTWFARPLDLPTGEHAVAGILNLRSWWDVEGGWIADGDEDLALVGAGLAEARGLALADTLTLSGPEGTATVKVAGIVNTSGDESSQVIVPLATAQRLAGRAGEVDSVEVSALTTPDNDLARKAARNPQSLTISEWETWYCTAYASSIAYQIEEVIPEAVAKPVRQVTESSGSILAKTRLLMLLVTALSLIASALAIANLVTANVIERAPQIGLLKAVGAADGSVVRLILAEMALVGLAGGLVGYAAGLGFAQLIGHAVFGSAIAARPVVALLVAGLVFLVVLGGSLPSIRFLLRLRPADVLHGR